The DNA segment GCAAAGGCGATTATCGTCTTCATGAGACTAATAATTTTGACAATACACTGGTTCATCGCCCAAAGTATCACCTGTTGCTACAAGTGTAATACAATATCCTGTACTACTCTGAGAACATGGCACAATATTAACGGTCATATAATAACGATTTCCCGTTGACTGGAACTCATAATCAACATTGCCGTATACGTGCAATGGAGGACATACATAAATAAGATGGGGTTCATCTATGTAAAAATTATCGTTTTTATTGTCATTAATAGTCGCAGAATAGTAGCGTTGACAACACTCAAGGTTGGCGGTGAAATTGCTAAACGTCTTTGTGATTCCTTGACCTGCATCCTCACAACTGAAGACTACAGCCCAAGATTTGTAGTCTGACATGCAAGTTACAGTGCATGGTGTCTGAGTGGGTGTGGGTGTTGGAGTTGGCGTCGGAGTGGGGGTAGGAGTCGGTGTGGGAGTTGGAGTCGGTGTGGGCGTTGGAGTCGGTGTTGGGTACAGTGTAGGTGTAGGTATCGGTATCGGTGTTGGTGTGGGTATGAGTGTTGCCATAGAGGTAGGGGTAGGAGTTGGGGTAGGGATAGGAGTAGGAGTAGGGGTGGCTGTCGGTCCTGCAGTGCCAATTGCAATAATCGAAACTATAGCAATTAGGCATATTGCTATTATTACCACGAGAATTATTTTCATTGGCTCCCCCCAATCCGCCTGGCTGTACTCTTTGCGCCATTATAGCAAAATTGGCATTACCCTTGATACCTACTCCCACGTGATGCCCGGACTCCAAGAAGCAGCGGCACTTCGCTTCGAGAAAGGGCTACAGGAAGCCTCAGAGCAGCCCTCTCAGGAAATGTTTGCAAATGGTTAGCAATTGTGGCCTAGCCGGTTGACAGCATGTGATTATTGTATGTATATTAGAAAGAGCGCCCGTAGCTCAGCGGATCAGAGCATCGGTCTTCGGAACCGAGGGTCGAGGGTTCGAATCCCTCCGGGCGCGTATCTTAGTAAAACTCTCCTACAGACATTTTGCCGACAAACCTTCTACGTACGCTTGCGCCTGAGGTGTTGATCCCAATTATTTTCTACCTGCATCGTCAGTCTCCCACCTAAAGCCCTGCCCTACGGCTGCCGAGTTGCGGTAATCCTCAACCTGACGTCGCTGCTCGTCAGGATTCCACCCTAGTAATCGCCCCATCTCGCGCGCTATAGTATCTGTAGCATCCAGTCCCTGACATGAGCGCATTCCCACGGTACTGCGGCGGAGTAGGAAGTCGCTCAATGTTATTGCTCCCTCATCGATAGAGTACCAAACTTGGGCAAGAATATCCGGGCTATGAGGACAGAGATTCTGGCCTCCCCGTGCATCCTTTTCAACCAGGTCGAGCACACGGCGGAAGCGAGAGCCGTAGAGGTTACCAAGGTGAGTAATAGTATCCATGGAGAGACCGCTTTCAAGCGCAGCTTGCTCCATTGCTTCTTGTGAAGGAGACGGTGCTCCGGGCAGAGGAATTTTTGCCGTGCTGCTGAGAGTTTTTAGGCCAAGCTTGCGACAAACCAGATTCACTGTATCCTCCGCTACAGCACGGTATGCTGTTATCTTGCCACCTAATACCGATATAAAACCACCCACACCATCTTTTTTCTCATGATCTATAACCTGGTATTTCCTGGACAAGTCTCTTGTACTTCGGCTACCCGAATCAGCCAGGGCCCGCAACCCTGCCACGGTATATAATACGTCCCCCAATTCCAAACTAGGGAAGGCTTCACGCACGCCTTCGAGTATATATACCACGTCCTCTTTCTTGGCTTCTACGATATCCAGGTCTCCCGAGTACTCTGTGTCAGTTATCCCAATAAGGGAGTAGTCCAACCATGGAATAATAAAGAAATGCCTCCCTTTGGCGATGGAGAACATAGCAATGGCGTGGCGGGAGATTTGAGGTGTAACGATATGAATACCTTTGCTTCGACGCACTACAGGTGGCGAGCCTGTGCCCATCATCTCGACTACCGACTGTGCCCAGTGACCTGTAGCGTTTACCACGAGGCGTGATCTCACCTTATAAGCTTCCCCTGATAGGACATCGCGGACCTGCACCCCCGAGACAG comes from the Dehalococcoidia bacterium genome and includes:
- a CDS encoding glycerol-3-phosphate dehydrogenase/oxidase, with product MSKRDFDSLKFETFDLIVVGGGIMGAGIARDAALRGIHTLLLEKQDFASGTTSRSSRLIHGGLRYLQHLDFSLVRQGLREREILLSIASHLVHPRSFIIPMNSTSQRVALAFGLPLYDMLSFDKSLPSRQRLTRHETIEMEPDLELKGLKGSYLYYDCQAPFVERLCLENVIAAAELGASPVNYAEVTGLQRLGSSVSGVQVRDVLSGEAYKVRSRLVVNATGHWAQSVVEMMGTGSPPVVRRSKGIHIVTPQISRHAIAMFSIAKGRHFFIIPWLDYSLIGITDTEYSGDLDIVEAKKEDVVYILEGVREAFPSLELGDVLYTVAGLRALADSGSRSTRDLSRKYQVIDHEKKDGVGGFISVLGGKITAYRAVAEDTVNLVCRKLGLKTLSSTAKIPLPGAPSPSQEAMEQAALESGLSMDTITHLGNLYGSRFRRVLDLVEKDARGGQNLCPHSPDILAQVWYSIDEGAITLSDFLLRRSTVGMRSCQGLDATDTIAREMGRLLGWNPDEQRRQVEDYRNSAAVGQGFRWETDDAGRK